A single window of Pieris napi chromosome 8, ilPieNapi1.2, whole genome shotgun sequence DNA harbors:
- the LOC125051606 gene encoding DNA repair protein XRCC1 isoform X2 — MPRVKIDYVVSFSNEDPIQSVQIGAHHTALVEVLVGLSEKPNDPFEVLVPSCVFVSAGESRRGSGVDRVRTFSGEQLSATRLRPWDRLRVVCSQPYNKHCQYGLSFIHVFSPEEGAKAAGGRGPVFPLPLETTSDDEDTFRPGELFARHRPPTSAVALATDAKIRQASSNVLKNISDPSTSLSKVPIGQTTSGRDCGDSGLSHKNHEQKSQKRKRESCDEREERESKKNAPNEESVDRKLSPKRTVAQSATTDDAFCAGGILRGVVFTLSGYQNPRRGLLRDAALSLGARYQPDYSPRCTHLVCAFPNTPKLRAVRASGEACVAVRGEWIEACVRSRRRMPWRPYATEPRPPDVADPAEAEESSGSDTEDEIERVLRATGDADDGDVTRLDSPPRGRSSRLSPDKLLSDCLEGWTCGVCDGLPESRRALLERYLRASGADVAPEGRASHVLCQGGHERERHGSADPLRPAWLWAALRLRAAPDPLRYSLCRDPSSE; from the exons ATGCCTAGAGTGAAAATTGATTATGTTGTTAGTTTTAGCAATGAAGACCCT atccAGTCAGTACAGATTGGAGCTCACCATACGGCATTAGTTGAAGTGTTGGTTGGACTTTCGGAGAAACCTAACGATCCATTTGAG GTCCTCGTCCCGAGCTGTGTGTTCGTCTCGGCCGGCGAGTCCCGTCGAGGGTCAGGCGTGGATCGCGTCAGGACCTTCTCCGGCGAACAGCTGAGCGCCACGCGACTACGCCCCTGGGACAGACTGCGGGTGGTGTGTTCACAGCCATACAACAAGCACTGCCAG TATGGCCTTTCCTTCATCCACGTGTTCTCCCCGGAGGAAGGCGCAAAGGCTGCCGGGGGCAGAGGTCCTGTCTTTCCACTGCCTCTGGAGACCACCTCCGACGACGAAGACACTTTCCGCCCCGGAGAGCTGTTCGCGCGCCATCGCCCTCCCACCTCGGCCGTCGCCCTCGCCACCG ATGCCAAAATAAGACAAGCGTCGTCCAACGTGCTCAAAAACATCTCCGACCCGTCGACCAGTTTGAGCAAAGTCCCGATCGGTCAAACGACCTCAGGGCGAGATTGCGGAGACTCTGGTCTTTCTCACAAAAATCACGAACAAAAGAGTCAGAAGAGGAAGAGAGAGTCGTGCGATGAAAGAGAAGAGAGGGAGAGCAAAAAGAATGCTCCAAATGAAGAATCAGTCGATAGGAAGCTTTCTCCCAAACGCACCGTGGCCCAGAGTG CCACGACGGACGACGCGTTCTGCGCCGGCGGCATCCTGCGGGGCGTGGTGTTCACTCTCAGCGGCTACCAGAATCCCCGGAGGGGGCTCCTGCGGGACGCCGCTCTGAGCCTGGGAGCGCGGTATCAGCCCGACTACTCGCCGCGCTGCACGCACCTCGT ATGCGCGTTCCCCAACACGCCGAAGCTCCGAGCGGTGCGAGCGAGCGGCGAGGCGTGCGTGGCCGTGCGCGGAGAGTGGATCGAGGCCTGCGTCCGTTCTCGCCGTCGGATGCCTTGGAGGCCCTACGCGACGGAGCCCCGGCCGCCGGACGTCGCCGACCCCGCCGAGGCGGAAGAGAGCTCGG GGTCCGACACGGAAGACGAGATCGAGCGCGTGCTCCGAGCGACCGGCGACGCCGACGACGGTGACGTCACCCGCCTCGACTCCCCGCCGCGCGGACGAAGCTCGCGGCTCTCGCCCGACAAG CTGCTGAGCGACTGCTTGGAAGGTTGGACGTGCGGCGTCTGTGACGGCCTTCCCGAGTCGCGCCGGGCCCTGCTGGAGAGGTACCTGCGGGCGTCGGGAGCGGACGTGGCGCCGGAGGGGCGGGCGTCGCACGTGCTGTGCCAGGGCGGACACGAGCGGGAGCGGCACGGGTCGGCCGACCCCCTGCGGCCGGCCTGGCTCTGGGCCGCGCTTCGGCTACGGGCGGCCCCCGACCCCCTTCGGTACTCGCTCTGTCGCGATCCATCGTCCGAGTGA
- the LOC125051608 gene encoding bolA-like protein 3, protein MFRHIFQVSKPMRGKLIRAVGGSGSAFENNSVTKEQQLTEALKRAMPGISYVCVEDISGGCGAMYEISVEAKEFIGLSRVKQHRLVTETLKSEIAEMHGIRIHTTPSSSSSKN, encoded by the exons atgttTCGACATATCTTTCAAGTCTCAAAACCTATGAGAGGGAAATTG ATACGTGCAGTAGGTGGAAGCGGCAGtgcatttgaaaataatagCGTTACAAAAGAACAACAACTGACAGAGGCATTGAAGAGAGCAATGCCTGGCATTTCATATGTGTGTGTAGAAGATATATCTGGAGGTTGTGGAGCTATGTATGAG ATAAGTGTAGAAGCAAAGGAGTTTATTGGTTTATCAAGAGTGAAACAACACAGGCTTGTAACTGAAACCTTAAAAAGTGAAATAGCAGAAATGCATGGTATTAGAATTCACACAACtccatcatcatcatcatctaaAAACTAG
- the LOC125051607 gene encoding eukaryotic translation initiation factor 3 subunit F encodes MALNLAVKIHPVVLFQIVDAYERRNADSHRVIGTLLGTADKGVVEVTNCFCVPHKEHADQVEAELNYAMDVYELNRRVNASESIVGWWATGNEVTNHSSVIHEYYARECREPVHVTVDTSLAGARMGLRGYVCAALGVPGGKQGCMFTPVDVQLARYEPEVGALRLCSKTVGGRGRQVQPGGDLTLVADASGRLGSLLEQVLQYVDEVVAGRASPHNAVGRQLLELVNSVPNMAADTFATAFNASVKDSLMVVTLAQLIKTQLQLNEKLTLLTSQ; translated from the exons ATGGCGCTCAACCTAGCTGTTAAAATTCATCCTGTTgtattatttcaaattgttGATGCATACGAACGTCGAAATGCAGATTCACATCGAGTTATCGGCACCTTATTGG GCACTGCGGACAAGGGAGTGGTGGAGGTGACCAACTGCTTCTGTGTCCCGCATAAAGAACATGCCGATCAGGTGGAGGCCGAACTGAACTATGCCATGGATGTATATGAGCTAAATCGGCGAGTCAATGCTTCCGAGAGTATCgtag GCTGGTGGGCCACGGGCAACGAGGTGACGAACCACTCGTCGGTGATCCACGAGTATTACGCGCGCGAGTGTCGCGAGCCCGTGCACGTGACGGTGGACACTTCTCTGGCCGGCGCGCGCATGGGTCTGCGCGGCTACGTGTGCGCGGCGCTCGGCGTGCCCGGGGGCAAGCAGGGCTGCATGTTCACGCCCGTGGACGTGCAGCTGGCCCGCTACGAGCCCGAGGTGGGCGCCCTGCGGCTGTGCTCCAAGACGGTGGGCGGGCGGGGCCGCCAGGTGCAGCCCGGCGGAGACCTGACGCTCGTGGCCGACGCGTCGGGGCGCCTGGGATCCCTGCTGGAGCAGGTGCTGCAGTACGTCGACGAGGTGGTGGCGGGACGCGCCTCGCCGCACAACGCGGTGGGTCGGCAGCTGCTGGAGCTGGTCAACTCCGTGCCCAACATGGCCGCCGACACCTTCGCCACCGCCTTCAACGCTAGCGTCAAAGACTCGCTCATG GTGGTGACTCTCGCTCAACTCATCAAAACACAACTCCAACTCAACGAAAAGCTCACTCTTCTCACCTCTCAGTGA
- the LOC125051606 gene encoding DNA repair protein XRCC1 isoform X1 — translation MPRVKIDYVVSFSNEDPGNPASNLLAPDITKRKWLCRKGEATCSVVLQLTKAVQIQSVQIGAHHTALVEVLVGLSEKPNDPFEVLVPSCVFVSAGESRRGSGVDRVRTFSGEQLSATRLRPWDRLRVVCSQPYNKHCQYGLSFIHVFSPEEGAKAAGGRGPVFPLPLETTSDDEDTFRPGELFARHRPPTSAVALATDAKIRQASSNVLKNISDPSTSLSKVPIGQTTSGRDCGDSGLSHKNHEQKSQKRKRESCDEREERESKKNAPNEESVDRKLSPKRTVAQSATTDDAFCAGGILRGVVFTLSGYQNPRRGLLRDAALSLGARYQPDYSPRCTHLVCAFPNTPKLRAVRASGEACVAVRGEWIEACVRSRRRMPWRPYATEPRPPDVADPAEAEESSGSDTEDEIERVLRATGDADDGDVTRLDSPPRGRSSRLSPDKLLSDCLEGWTCGVCDGLPESRRALLERYLRASGADVAPEGRASHVLCQGGHERERHGSADPLRPAWLWAALRLRAAPDPLRYSLCRDPSSE, via the exons ATGCCTAGAGTGAAAATTGATTATGTTGTTAGTTTTAGCAATGAAGACCCT GGAAACCCAGCGAGTAATCTTCTAGCACCAGATATCACCAAAAGGAAATGGCTCTGCCGAAAGGGAGAAGCGACATGCTCAGTTGTTCTTCAACTGACCAAAGCTGTTCAg atccAGTCAGTACAGATTGGAGCTCACCATACGGCATTAGTTGAAGTGTTGGTTGGACTTTCGGAGAAACCTAACGATCCATTTGAG GTCCTCGTCCCGAGCTGTGTGTTCGTCTCGGCCGGCGAGTCCCGTCGAGGGTCAGGCGTGGATCGCGTCAGGACCTTCTCCGGCGAACAGCTGAGCGCCACGCGACTACGCCCCTGGGACAGACTGCGGGTGGTGTGTTCACAGCCATACAACAAGCACTGCCAG TATGGCCTTTCCTTCATCCACGTGTTCTCCCCGGAGGAAGGCGCAAAGGCTGCCGGGGGCAGAGGTCCTGTCTTTCCACTGCCTCTGGAGACCACCTCCGACGACGAAGACACTTTCCGCCCCGGAGAGCTGTTCGCGCGCCATCGCCCTCCCACCTCGGCCGTCGCCCTCGCCACCG ATGCCAAAATAAGACAAGCGTCGTCCAACGTGCTCAAAAACATCTCCGACCCGTCGACCAGTTTGAGCAAAGTCCCGATCGGTCAAACGACCTCAGGGCGAGATTGCGGAGACTCTGGTCTTTCTCACAAAAATCACGAACAAAAGAGTCAGAAGAGGAAGAGAGAGTCGTGCGATGAAAGAGAAGAGAGGGAGAGCAAAAAGAATGCTCCAAATGAAGAATCAGTCGATAGGAAGCTTTCTCCCAAACGCACCGTGGCCCAGAGTG CCACGACGGACGACGCGTTCTGCGCCGGCGGCATCCTGCGGGGCGTGGTGTTCACTCTCAGCGGCTACCAGAATCCCCGGAGGGGGCTCCTGCGGGACGCCGCTCTGAGCCTGGGAGCGCGGTATCAGCCCGACTACTCGCCGCGCTGCACGCACCTCGT ATGCGCGTTCCCCAACACGCCGAAGCTCCGAGCGGTGCGAGCGAGCGGCGAGGCGTGCGTGGCCGTGCGCGGAGAGTGGATCGAGGCCTGCGTCCGTTCTCGCCGTCGGATGCCTTGGAGGCCCTACGCGACGGAGCCCCGGCCGCCGGACGTCGCCGACCCCGCCGAGGCGGAAGAGAGCTCGG GGTCCGACACGGAAGACGAGATCGAGCGCGTGCTCCGAGCGACCGGCGACGCCGACGACGGTGACGTCACCCGCCTCGACTCCCCGCCGCGCGGACGAAGCTCGCGGCTCTCGCCCGACAAG CTGCTGAGCGACTGCTTGGAAGGTTGGACGTGCGGCGTCTGTGACGGCCTTCCCGAGTCGCGCCGGGCCCTGCTGGAGAGGTACCTGCGGGCGTCGGGAGCGGACGTGGCGCCGGAGGGGCGGGCGTCGCACGTGCTGTGCCAGGGCGGACACGAGCGGGAGCGGCACGGGTCGGCCGACCCCCTGCGGCCGGCCTGGCTCTGGGCCGCGCTTCGGCTACGGGCGGCCCCCGACCCCCTTCGGTACTCGCTCTGTCGCGATCCATCGTCCGAGTGA